The DNA segment GCCTTAGGCATATAAAGCTTGTTTATGTGTATGCCTGAGGCTAATATTCGCCCATTCATAGGCCCAGGATGGGGGTAATGGTGTGGAAACAATCTCGTTGAGTGACTTCGTCAGGAAGATCGGGCAAGCCCGAGTTGCTCGCGCGCTCGGCGTGAAACCGGCGTCAATCGCCAAGGCTCTGAAAACCAAGAGAAACATCCAGGTAATGGTTGAGGAGGATGGCTCGTGTGCCGCACAGGAGATCCGCCCATTTCCATCAAATATCCATGATCTGCAAGCCGCGCAGCAGCCTATCGACGCGGTTTCCGTATGACTACGTCTGGTTCCGGACAGGCGCTCACGTCCCGCGACCAGGTGCTGGTGGCCCACGCCGCCGGCATGATCGCCAGAACTGGATTCAGCCAGGACGGATTTGCCAAAAGCCTGAGCCAGAACCTGCATCGCATGGCGCCGGAAAAGGCCAGCAGCAAAGACGTACCGGACTTTGATCGTCTCTCCCTGGGCGACTGCACCACGTTCATGAGAGCGTCGGCCACTTGGTCACGTCGCCTATGCCGCTGGTTAAGCGGTGAGGTCGACCTGCCATGCTGGATCGAGGAAGCTTGGGTTCAGTCGCTTACTGGCGAGTTCCAGGAGCACTGTCTGAACGAGCTGGCCAGTCGGCACGGCCTCACCGGTGCGCGTGAGTTGGACAGCGACGACAACGCCCTGGGCGAGTTTGGCCAACTGGTGACAAAGCTGGGCCAGACCATCCAGATCGGCAGTGAGATCCTGGCGGACGGCCGCATTGATGCCGGCGACCTGGCCAAGCTGCCGGAGTTCGTTGATCAGCTTCGTGCTGTCGAAGCCCGCTGCAGCGGCTTACGGTCGCACGCAGAAGAAGTCCTCGAGCAGCAGACAATGCCGGCGCCGCCGCCGGCGCTTCACCAGGTGAACTAGCGCACGTGAGTTCCCTGGATAAGGATGTCCCCCCGCGAAACAGTAAGGCCGGCCCCAAAAAGGGTCGGCCTGCTGCTATCGACAAGAAACTGCCGCACTCAGGCCTCTACGCGCCGACCAGGCCGGCGCGGTATCGCGAGAAACGCTATCTGACCGAAGAGCAGCGGCGAGTCCCGCTCATACGCACGGCGTTCAAGCGCCTGAGCGAGATCGACAAACTTCGTGGCCAATACCTTCGGGAGTTGGACACAGTCCATGGCGGCCGTCGTACACGCTCTGAAAAGTTTGTCACGTTGGCCAAAGCGGCTGAGCAGATCCTTGTGCGTCTTGACCTGGCCACGGGGGTATTGGGATGGCTCGACGTTGATAAGATGCAGTATTGCCTCAGCACACAGTGTAACGTCGCCGAAGACTCTGACATTGCGCCGTCGGTGTTCTGTCGTCTGTTGCACACAATGGAGCGGGCAGACTACGTGTACCTGCGCTCCGAGAGGGTACGCCTGGAGGAAAAGGACGAGAATGGACTGCATATGGTGCGTACCCGCATGCTGGTGCGGTTCACCGAGAAGTTCTTTGCAGATCTGGGTGTTCGGTATCTGTGGTTTCGCGCAAAGAAGGCTGCGAGAAAGAAGCGAGAGCAGCAGCTCCTTCAGATTAGCGGCGCAATAATCGCACGTCAAGAGCGAGCCTCGATCGAGGAACTTAGGCGACAAGAGTCCCGAATGAACTGGGAGCGCAGCCAGGCGCGCCAGGCGGGGCATGGCGAACTGGAGGCGTCCAACGCTAGCCTCGGCGGGCCAGAGCCGCCCAGGGAGCCTGACAGAGGCCCAGTTAAGCCCGACGAGCTGCTGGCCAACGTCATGGCCAAGTACGGCAAGACCCCCCCTTCGAAATAATCGCGGCTCCCGCGAGGCCTGGTCACGCCTGGCCGGCCAAAAAACTCACCATCCCCTGACTTCTACAGCCGGCGTACAGGCAAATTGCCACGCGGCCGCCTATTCTCGCCCACAGTTTCCTGCCGACGCCGGCGCCTGGCCCGGGCATCCAGGTGCCTGAAGTATTAAATGGAATTTTAAGGTCCACTCAGTAACCCCTTCGGGTATAGAAAGAGATTTTCGAGGTGTCCACACCCTCCCATGCTTGGTACCAATTAGGCCTTCGTCCCAAGGGACTCAGTTCGCTGCGCTCAGCTTTTTATGACCATCGCGGGCACGCGCCCGCACGGCGGCAGGGCAGTGCCCTGCACCCAAGCTGGCCACCCTCCACGCTGTGGCGGGGTGCCAGCGGGCAGAGGCAGAGTAATTGGGCGCGGCTTGGCGCCGGGGAAATTTTCCGTCCAGCGCTCGCGGGCGGGCACCGGCGGGGCCGCGGGCATTTCTGGGTGCGTGGTTGGCGGGCGACCGGCCGCTGCGCGGGTTCCGCCGCGCAGGGGGCAATGCTTTCAGTTGAGATTTGTGCGGCGGCTCATATGCCTGCGGGGCAGGCATTGGCGTGGCGGACTGGCGATCGGGGAGGGCAGTGGTATCGCAGGGAGGTTGCGACTTTGTTTCAGGCGCTTGGCTGCTTACTCAATTGGGCAAGCAACTGAGCTTGTTCCGCTGCCGGCATATCACGGAAGTGATCGAGCAGTAGGGTATCCAGTGTCCGGACAGGCTCATTCAGTGAGTGCGAGAACTCCAGGTGTGACACCCATCGGTGGCCACACTCCGGGTCCAGGCAGGAACAGTACAGTTTGGAAAACTCATCAGTCAGCCTTCTGGGCGTATCGATCTTGCCTTTGCCCTTGCAAACCTTGCAGTAGACGCGCATTAAACCCCTCCATGATCCTTTTTTTGCATGGCATCATTTTGCCACAATTTGACGATTTTTGCCTGTAAGTCTGGCTTTTTATACAGTGTTTCCGGTTGTTTCCGGCGGCTCCCGCCAGGCAAATCGACGGTCTTCGCGCAGCACCGCATTGGCCTGATTGAACAACTGGCAGATGGGCCGGATCTCGTTCTCTGTGTACACCCGATCAATCTTCTCGATGTCACCGAAACCGCCGCTGTTCTCCGGGATGATTCCGGCCAGGGCTGGGTTCATACGCCAAGCAGCGATGATGTCGTTACGAGTGATGTTCTTGACCTTCTCCAACTCGTCCTTGGCCTGGAAGTCACCCACCGGGATGATCTGAATGGCTTTCTCAGCGCCGCCCGGGATGTTCACGAACATGCTGCGGAAATTGCCCACGCCCTTGCTGGCGGACATTTGCTCCTGCAGCGCTTGTTCGTCTTCTTCGGACAGGTTCGGGTCGTTGGTGTAGAAGATGTACCCGGCATGTGCGCCGTTGTTGTAGTAGCGTCGACGGAACAAGGTCGCGGCCTCGTTCAGCAGCAGCGCCTGCAGGCCGCCCAGGTACTCGGGCACGCCGTAGACGTTCTGCTCTACGTCGTAGTTGAAGACATGGACGATTTCGTCCTGATCAAACTCTTCCTCCTTGCCATCTGCGAACAACTGGACAAAACCGCCACCGACCTTGACCCGCATGTTTATCGCAGGGAGTTGCTGCAGCGCGATGGTTTCGCCCCACATGTTGGGTACCCGGTAGAAGTAGCTTTCGCCGAACACCATGAAATCCAGGCCTGCGCACCCCATCGTCATCTCAGACATTCCTGCGGAAGGGATCAACTCACGCAGCAGCATGTTGCGCTTGAAGCCGGGTATTGCGCCGTGATGCGCGTTGGCCCTGAGCAGCTTGGCCAAGCCGATCTTGGACACTGGCGGTGTGTATAGGCGACCGTCGTGAGTGGCGGTGACGCCCATGTACTGCCCGATCCGGTCCTGCAGCACGGGTTCTGCTGCGCCGAACGTGAACGTCCGCATCGGTTGTTGAATTGCGGGCGGCTGCGCGGTTGCCGCCGGCACCTGGGGCTGTCTTTTGCGTTTTGGCATTGTGGGACTGTCCAGTGATTGCGTACTTGCTGCTGCGCCGGCGACCACCGACATTCAGCGGTTCATGGTGCAGCGCGTGCATGATCGACCACGCCACGTCGGCATGGCCGGCCGCGTCGGTGCGCGATGCGCTGTAAGTGACCTGGCCGCTGCCAGTCGTGCCGCGCTTGATGCTGAGGAAGGCCTGGGAAATGTCGTTCATGCCGGCGTCCCAAACGATGCGGCCCTTCTGGATCGTGTCCTGGGCCTTCAGCACAAGGATGTTTTTGGTTTCCAGGCTGTAGTGAATCGACATCACGCGGGGATAGAACGAGCGCACCAGGTCGAACACCCCGTAGCCGATTCCGGTGGTATCGATGCCGATGTGTTGGACGTTGAAGCGGCCAACGAGCTTCTCGATCTGCTCGGCCTGATACGTGAACGACTGGCCACGCCAGGAGTATTTTTCCAGGATCCGGAACTTGCCGCCCTGTTCCAGGGGCGGTGCCACCACCACGCATGAGGCATCGTCGCGGGTCCGGCTCGGGTCGTAGCCGATCCAGACGGGACTGTTGCCAAAAGGCCGGTCAGACTCTGGGTCGTAGTCGGTCCATAGCGACGAGTCGGAGTAGCAGCGCTCCAGATCCTTGAGCGTGAACGCGCCCTGGGTGCTGTCGATGAATTTGCACATGAACAGCTGATCGAATGCATCGTCGTCGTACTCCAGCTGCAGCTGCTCCAGGTTGAACAGTTGGCAGCCGCCGGCGATGGCGTCGAGGATCGTGATTGTCTTGCGCCATTGCCCGTCCGGACAAAGTGCGCCGGCCTGGTAGGCGCTCTCCGCTGGCCACTCCTTGCCAGCGCTGGCTTTCTTGCGCTTCTTGCTGTTGCGAAACGACTCGCCGGTCCAGAACGGATAGGCAGGATGGGATACCGCGCTGGGTGTGCTGAAGTAGGTTTTACGCCACTTGTGGTGGGTGGCCATGGCCGACGCTACTTTGTTCAGCTTCTGGAAATCGCGGATCCAGAAGTATTCATCGACATAGACGTGCCCGTTGTAGCCCTGGGCGCTGCTGCTGTTCGTGCTCATGAACTGCAGCTTTGCGCCGTTGCTGAGAATGATCGGGTCGCCGGTCAGCTCGATGTCGAACCATTCTTTGGCGAAACCGATGATGTAGCTGCGGAAAATCTCGGACTGGGCGCGGCTGGCGGACAGGAACACCTGGTTATCGCCGGTCAACACGGCGTCCATGAACGCTTCGCCTGCAAAGTAGTACGTGGCACCCACTTGGCGGGATTTGAGGATGTTCCGGATCCGGGCTGTCAGCGGATTCTGTTTCGCCGCGAACAGCTCCTTTTGGTACCCGAACATCTTGGAGATGAACTTGTCCAGAAAGTCGACTTCGGTCAGGTGATCGATGTCGTTCTTGGTCTTTTTCTCCCGCTTTTTTCCTTCGCGCTCGCGCCGTGGCTTGCGGCCGCTGTCACCCCGCTGACGGTCATCCGGTTGCGCTGAGTCGGCCTCTTGGGCATACGCAAGCGTCGGCTTAGTCACTTGCTTTTGCAGTCGCTCGCGCAGCGTGGTTAGGCGCTCCAGCTCGCTCAGCTCGTCTTTTGTAAGAGTGCCGGCCTTATC comes from the Pseudomonas sp. StFLB209 genome and includes:
- a CDS encoding phage portal protein: MAKLLRANAHHGAIPGFKRNMLLRELIPSAGMSEMTMGCAGLDFMVFGESYFYRVPNMWGETIALQQLPAINMRVKVGGGFVQLFADGKEEEFDQDEIVHVFNYDVEQNVYGVPEYLGGLQALLLNEAATLFRRRYYNNGAHAGYIFYTNDPNLSEEDEQALQEQMSASKGVGNFRSMFVNIPGGAEKAIQIIPVGDFQAKDELEKVKNITRNDIIAAWRMNPALAGIIPENSGGFGDIEKIDRVYTENEIRPICQLFNQANAVLREDRRFAWREPPETTGNTV
- a CDS encoding terminase large subunit domain-containing protein — translated: MQYSIEVREAAKRMYLRRYKAKEIQAQLGLPHIRIVYHWIQQGKWEDMLSNEEPLTACSRRITLLLDKAGTLTKDELSELERLTTLRERLQKQVTKPTLAYAQEADSAQPDDRQRGDSGRKPRREREGKKREKKTKNDIDHLTEVDFLDKFISKMFGYQKELFAAKQNPLTARIRNILKSRQVGATYYFAGEAFMDAVLTGDNQVFLSASRAQSEIFRSYIIGFAKEWFDIELTGDPIILSNGAKLQFMSTNSSSAQGYNGHVYVDEYFWIRDFQKLNKVASAMATHHKWRKTYFSTPSAVSHPAYPFWTGESFRNSKKRKKASAGKEWPAESAYQAGALCPDGQWRKTITILDAIAGGCQLFNLEQLQLEYDDDAFDQLFMCKFIDSTQGAFTLKDLERCYSDSSLWTDYDPESDRPFGNSPVWIGYDPSRTRDDASCVVVAPPLEQGGKFRILEKYSWRGQSFTYQAEQIEKLVGRFNVQHIGIDTTGIGYGVFDLVRSFYPRVMSIHYSLETKNILVLKAQDTIQKGRIVWDAGMNDISQAFLSIKRGTTGSGQVTYSASRTDAAGHADVAWSIMHALHHEPLNVGGRRRSSKYAITGQSHNAKTQKTAPGAGGNRAAARNSTTDADVHVRRSRTRAAGPDRAVHGRHRHSRRSPIHTASVQDRLGQAAQGQRASRRNTRLQAQHAAA
- a CDS encoding ogr/Delta-like zinc finger family protein — encoded protein: MRVYCKVCKGKGKIDTPRRLTDEFSKLYCSCLDPECGHRWVSHLEFSHSLNEPVRTLDTLLLDHFRDMPAAEQAQLLAQLSKQPSA
- a CDS encoding Cro/CI family transcriptional regulator, whose translation is MSDFVRKIGQARVARALGVKPASIAKALKTKRNIQVMVEEDGSCAAQEIRPFPSNIHDLQAAQQPIDAVSV